One Nicotiana sylvestris chromosome 12, ASM39365v2, whole genome shotgun sequence genomic window carries:
- the LOC104216898 gene encoding jasmonate-induced oxygenase 3-like yields MMSCLQKWPEPIVRVQSLSESGIRNIPDRFVKPPSDRPYITELTESISVNVPLINLENLNSSNDFVRQETLDLISHACREWGFFQLVNHGVNHELMENTRAAWREFFHLPLEEKQKFANSPVTYEGYGSRIGMEVGAKLDWCDYFFLHYLPEALRDENKWPSLPVSCRKLAAEYGQELVKLCRRLTKILSINLGLNEDYLHQSFGGDCETSACLRANFYPKCPQPDLTLGLSPHSDPGGITLLLPDADIAGLQIRRGNNWLTVKPIPNAFIVNIGDQIQVLSNAIYKSVEHRVIVNSDKERVSLAFFYNPGGEKLIKPADELVTKDYPALYSSMTFNEYRAFIRTKGPRGKSQIESLKSPR; encoded by the exons ATGATGAGTTGCTTACAAAAATGGCCTGAGCCAATTGTCCGAGTTCAATCACTGTCCGAAAGTGGCATCCGAAATATCCCCGATCGTTTCGTGAAGCCACCTTCGGACAGGCCATATATCACGGAGTTAACGGAGTCAATCTCCGTTAACGTTCCGTTGATAAACCTCGAAAACCTTAATTCTTCGAACGACTTTGTCCGTCAGGAAACACTTGACCTCATTTCACACGCTTGTCgtgagtggggtttctttcagcTGGTTAACCACGGGGTTAACCACGAACTGATGGAAAATACTCGCGCTGCTTGGCGCGAGTTTTTCCACCTTCCGTTAGAAGAGAAGCAAAAATTTGCGAATTCTCCTGTAACATATGAAGGGTACGGTAGCCGTATTGGGATGGAGGTAGGTGCCAAATTGGATTGGTGTGATTATTTCTTCCTTCATTATCTTCCTGAAGCGTTGAGGGACGAGAATAAATGGCCTTCTCTTCCAGTTTCATGCAG GAAATTGGCCGCGGAATATGGGCAAGAGTTGGTGAAACTATGTCGAAGATTAACTAAGATTTTATCGATAAACCTTGGATTAAATGAGGATTATCTACACCAAAGCTTTGGAGGAGATTGTGAAACTAGTGCATGCTTAAGAGCGAATTTTTACCCAAAATGTCCACAGCCAGACCTTACACTTGGCCTCTCTCCCCACTCTGACCCTGGTGGCATCACCCTTCTCCTCCCTGACGCCGATATCGCCGGCCTCCAAATCCGTCGCGGCAATAACTGGCTAACTGTTAAACCAATTCCAAATGCCTTCATTGTCAATATTGGAGATCAAATTCAG GTGTTAAGTAATGCAATATACAAAAGCGTGGAGCACAGGGTGATTGTTAATTCAGACAAAGAGAGAGTGTCCTTAGCATTCTTCTATAATCCAGGGGGTGAGAAACTCATTAAACCTGCAGATGAGCTTGTGACAAAGGATTATCCTGCCTTATATTCTTCAATGACATTCAATGAGTATAGAGCTTTCATCAGAACTAAGGGTCCTCGTGGCAAATCTCAAATTGAATCACTTAAGTCCCCtagataa